The Camelus ferus isolate YT-003-E chromosome 34, BCGSAC_Cfer_1.0, whole genome shotgun sequence sequence ATGGCAGCTGTGTCTACTCCCCAGCCAGCCCCCATGGTCTGATGGCTCTGGGCCATTACAGgtggctctcccctcccccacctctggtgGCACCTCCCAAGCGATTTCCTAGCTAgggcctctcttcctctcctgaaGGTGTCTGCTCCCAGGCCAATGCCCTCTCCAATAGGACAGCAGCCCCCAGCACATCCACCGAAGGGGCCCCTCATTTCTTCATTTGACCCTTTCCGCACAGAGCTGTCAGCCTCTCTTCCCAGCACAATTGGTTCCTTACACTATCAGCCGCTGAGCCTTCCACCCGCTGGGCTTAGAAGGCGACTGGAAGCCATCCCCGGCCCTTTTTCCCTTTTGGGGTCTCAGCGAGGGGCTACCTGATGTTGCTTTAGCCCAACAAGCCCCACCAGCCAGCCCTTCGCGACTCACCGGCGTCTGCCGCCCCGGAGAGAGCCAAGCAGATCAGCAGGCACCATTCCTTGGCGCCCATGGGGGCTGCTCTCAGGCCCTCCTCTCCCGCCGCCCTTAcagtctccctgcccacccccgacCGCAGGCAAGGTCCCGGCTGCAAAGGGGGCTCCAAACACCCCTCGCTGGCAGCTCCTGTCCCCTTCTCTTGTGTCCTCTCTGCCTACTTGACTTTCGCTTTCACTTTGAGGAAGTGTCACCGCGGCTGCCTTTGCCTCTGGGTGAAGCCATTCGCGCAGGAGCCAGAGGCCTGTTCActgttctcctttctttccacctgctcccccgcaaaaaaaaaaaaaaaaaaaaaaaaaaaatcccctggtGGTTTCAGGACCTGACTTCACTGCATGCACCCTTTTGCCCCCAACCAGCCCCCAAGAAAGTGGAGATGGAAGTACGGGAAGGGAGGCGGGGCGAAGAAAGGGAGGCTGACGCCAGACGAAGGCTCCCCAGTGGCCGGGACCCACCCCAACTTTCGGTGGGTGCCCTACCTACTCCCTCCACCAACCCACGCCTCCCCGCTTCGCGCGCTGGCCCCGGCACTTCTGCGCCGGAGAAGGCTCCGCCCCCAGGCCCCGGGTGGCCAACGGGGCTGGGCGTGGCCTGCGTTGGGAGACTGCAATTTCTGAGCTGGAGAGCTGCAGGTGCTGCAATCTGTCACTTTATTTCGCCAGGTTTCCAGATCAGCGGTATAGTACGTGGGCCGTTCGTGGGCAGAAGTGTGCTTTCTAACCTGGAGCCCCAGCCCTCTTGCAGCAAAGGGGTGAAGCTGGCTGGGCGAGGACACACCCGGCTCCTGCTTCCCGCCCTCCACCTCATTCCCTTTTGTCCTCGCCACTGCCAGTCTCGAAAAGGCACACAGGATAGTCTCCCGTCTGTACACAGGAAAGGGTCCTGATGAGAGGATGGTGCTGAAGTTGGGGGTGCCAGCTCTCTATCCCCCTGGATGGCcggtggggtgggatggaggcTAGGACTTGATTGCAGGCCTCCGCCGAGCACCGGCTCAGAGGTAGCAAGCCGGCTCAGGTTTTCGGTAATCCTCCTGAATGGGGATGGCGCCgccctcttcctccctggggCAGCTGTATGGACAAGGCTCTGCAGGCGCCGCTGGACTTTCTCCCGCGTCTGCGGAGGGAGAATGGGATGAGGCTTGGCCGGCGGTGGGGAAGGGGCGAAGGGAGACGGGAGACAGGGTGACCAAAGGCGGGTAGCTTGGGGGAGGGCTGTCAGGAGGGCCCagctgagaagagaggaagggagggaatagGGTGGAAAAGGTGGAGCTGGAGAAGTTCGATGAGCTTCCAGGTCGGGTGGCAGGGcccaggtggtggggaggggtggggtgcaggAACAGGCCTGGAGACCTATATTTTGTCTCTTACTTAATCCGTATTTTCTTTGTTGATGGAGGAACAGGGCTCCGACTATGGTGAAAGCAATGAACATTCCAGAGAGGATCACAAAGATGCGGATGCATTCCGAGCTGCACAGGGACTTTTGGGCTGTGATGGGCAGGGGCCACAGGGGGTTTTGGGGAGGGCCAAGCCCTTGACTCCCCTCATCCCAGCCCTCCTGTCACCCCTGCCTCTCTTCTatcccccacctgcctctcccacccccagcgtTGGCCCAAGTCCTTTCCTAATCCCTGGactctgcttctccctcttcttacccctcctcccaggaccctTCTGACTGGCTTCCCTCCTGGACTCTTCTGTGTGCATTCTCTCCTGGGGTGGCCAGTGGGTcgagagggtgggggcaggctgCAGCATGGAGCCAGCCAGGGTCCGCGTGTGCCTGGCTGTCCTGGCCTCTGGCATCTCTGGAAAAACAGAGACAAGATGAGCAGCAGCCGGGGCCCCAGAGGACACAAGGCCAGGCTGAAGGCCTGAGAGGCCCTAGATGAGATGGGAAGGCAGAGACCGGCTGAATGGGCTGGGCATGGAAGGGGAGGGTGCGCTAGTTGGGGTGTGACCCTTACCCCAAATGACCAGACAAAGGGTTATCTGGAACTTACCTTCAGCGTCAGGTGACTGGAAGGGTTGTGGGTGTGGGCCTGGGGCCTGGTGTGGACGGTCACACTCTGTACACTCCTTGTCCCTGCACTGCCAGCCCTCAGGGCAGGCACACTCAGTATTGGAGGTGAGGGTGCAGTTTCGAATGAGAAGACCTGGAGAcagagggggcggggggagcagacGAGGTTACTCCTCTCCCCAGCCGTGTCCCAGGcccacctccagggaggggctgccctcccaatcccgcctccccacccccacatagacctgcccctccctcactgcCACCAGTGCCTTTGCCATTTGTGTTATTGTCATTCAAGACAAAGTTGGACCTTTTAGAAAATTTGTGGTTCAGAAGTAGAAACAGCTTATCTGATTTTCTCTCTTACTCACCGATGCCTTTATAGCTTCTTATTGAAGTACACGCGTCACAAGTGTAAAAGCTTGAGAACTGGGACAAATGGGACTCACGGGTGTAACCAGCACCAGATCAAGAAACAAGGTGACCGGTAGTGTTCCTTGCTAGTCACTAACGCCCTCCCCGCCAAGAATAGCCATTAGTCTAACACCATGAGTTGGTTTTGCCAATTTTGGAACCACCTACAGGGAATCATGTGTATGAACTCATTTGTGCCCGGCTGCTTTTACTCAACTCTTTGTGAGATTAATCCATGTTGCTGAGTGTGATTGTCAGTCATTCTcactgctgtgtagtattccactgtgtgaatataccacagttcATTCGCCCCTTCTACTGTTACTGTGCATTTGGGTAGTTTCCGGCTGTTAGCAATTAGGAGTAGTGCTGCTGTGGTCCCTGACAGGGTTTTAACTTTACTAGAGAGTAAAGTTGATTACTGACATCCTTTGCCTttgaaatctaaattttattCGTGTGTCGAGATCAGGTGCTAGGTGGCTGCCAACCAGGCATCCTGGTGGAGGTGGACGTGCGGGGCACTGCGAGGGCAGGGCTCACCCGTCCTTGTGGTTCAGAAGGGGTGATTCTGGGCAAGGCAGCAGCACCCGGATGTGGGCCAGTATTAAAAGGCCTAGTCAGACCCAGGGCACTTGCAGGCAAGTAGGGTCACAGTTCAGCTAAACAGTCCTCAAAAGTTCTCCGCTGGAGAACACCTGTTCCAGGGGGCCACTTTAAATCTGCCAACCTAGGTACGCTGGTACATACATAGTTTCTGAAATTCTGgctaaaatggagaaataatgaaAGTATTCATAACACAGCCACAGACAGTTCatgtcctaatttttaaaaagatgaaattacagaatagataaaaacaCAAGCGAcatacacattcattttcctAAATTGGCTTTTGGGCAAAAAGGGCTGTTACCCTCTGGCTGGTATCGTTAGGTCCCTAGAGAGATGTGTGCCAAGTTCCAGACAAGCATGCAGTCCACGAATACAGCCAGTTCATCAGTGGGCTGTTGCTCGTCTGAAATCTAAGGTCCTGGGGCCACTTCCTCCCTTGCATTGCCTTGAACCCAGCCATAGACCCCCTCTCAGCAGTCCCTCAAACTCTGCTTGGCCCCTTCCCTGAGACACTTCACCCCAGCTCTCCCCATCACATCCACATGCCCTGCCCAGGGTGCCCCATTTCCCACCATGGGCTCCATTTGCCAGAGCCTTGAAGCCACcaaggctccccctccccctcctctttgctTCTCCACACCCCAATCCCCACCTTGCACCCCCAGACGCTTGCCCATCTCACCAGAGTTACAGTGCCGGCAGCTCTCACAGTGGGGCCGGGTGTGATGGTCTGGCGAGAAGGATACCCCCGGTGTACAGCGACCACACTGAGCAGCCTTCCCTTCCTGGTCGCAGTGCTTCACCAGGAACATTCCTGCGAGCAGAGGTCGAGGGTCAAGGCCCAGTGAAGGCCACTCCCCCCCACCTCTGCAAGGGgctgcctcctggcctctgcaggagtcctctctgctccccttcccGCCTAGCCTGGTCCTCTCCCTGCACACGCAGCTGGCCCCTGGCAAGGCCAGCTCCTACCTGGCTCACACATCCGGCAGCACAGTTCTTTGGGAGCCCGGTAGTGCTTCTCTGGACAGCTGTTGGGGGCTGGGGTAGCTGAGAGCCCTGCCAGGGTCCCGAGAACCCACAGccagcaggcaggtggcagggccATGGCTCCTGCCCTGGCAGCTCTTCCTGCGCCCCGGGTGCTGACCGCGGGCCTTGGCAGAGCTGGCACCTCCCCCGCTGGGCGCCGGTGCCGCTTCTCTGCACCTCCCGGGAAGGTCTTCTCCCCTCGGGGTGGCCCCCTGCCCCGTCGGGTGGCAGGCTGACCTTCGATGCAGTTGAAGCTCTACTGTGACTGTTTTGCGCTCAggcagccacccctcccctcccccttttccgtGCGCTGGGTGCTGGGAGAGTGTTAAAGGGCAGACTCTGTCAGAGACAAGCTGCTCTTCAAAGACGCCCCCAACACGCCAGCTgtggtctctgtctctcttccgcTCGTGAAGACTTTAACCCGTCTATGCATACCGCCTTTACAAAATGTTGGTTGTGCACAGACACCCGCCTCTCCTGTTCACGCATCTGTACACAGCGATGCCCGCGTTACCACCGTTCACAGCCGGCGGGCTGACCTGCGTGTCCCCACTGCTCTCCCCCCATCACTTCTTACACAGAAGTGGGCAGTTtagagaagaaaggggaaccaGAACTGAGGACAGGCCTGCCTGTTTTTATCTGAAACACTTGGCATCAGATAAATTCAGAATTGTtcagatttgggggaagaaacTAGCACCACAAGGCACCCTCACAGGGCTGGGGCGGCACTCAGCGCCAGGCAGCAAAACTACTGAATATTTTAGTGGGGAGAGTAATAACTAGAACCAGCCTGGCATTCGCTGATGTCTGGTTTTATGGCCAAAATAGTTTGCTATGGGCTTGTTCAGAATTGCAAACAAGAGACTTAAACCTGTGTCCTTCTCTGTCAGACGAAGGCCCGGAGTTCATACACAATCACTTAGCCTTCCTGCCAGCCTGTGATATGGGGTCATCCCCTCCCAACTGGCCTCCTTCGCCCTACTGCCACCTttgccctcccttcccacccccagcagtgTTGGCCACTGGTGGccatctcctctcctgcctcGGGCACTTGGGATTAAAGGTCGATCCTATGGGTCACTGCTTCCCTATTTCTGCGGTTCTCCTGGGAAGACAGATTCGGGGATGTTGGCAATTGACTTTCCCCTCTTTGAGTCCCAGGAACACATGGGTCATACGGCCCTCTGCTCCTCTTTCCCCAAAGACTGGCTTGTCTCTCCGGACCATTTCTGATTCAGG is a genomic window containing:
- the CD27 gene encoding CD27 antigen isoform X1, with product MALPPACWLWVLGTLAGLSATPAPNSCPEKHYRAPKELCCRMCEPGMFLVKHCDQEGKAAQCGRCTPGVSFSPDHHTRPHCESCRHCNSGLLIRNCTLTSNTECACPEGWQCRDKECTECDRPHQAPGPHPQPFQSPDAEEMPEARTARHTRTLAGSMLQPAPTLSTHWPPQERMHTEESRREASQKGPGRRAQKSLCSSECIRIFVILSGMFIAFTIVGALFLHQQRKYGLNAGESPAAPAEPCPYSCPREEEGGAIPIQEDYRKPEPACYL
- the CD27 gene encoding CD27 antigen isoform X2 encodes the protein MALPPACWLWVLGTLAGLSATPAPNSCPEKHYRAPKELCCRMCEPGMFLVKHCDQEGKAAQCGRCTPGVSFSPDHHTRPHCESCRHCNSGLLIRNCTLTSNTECACPEGWQCRDKECTECDRPHQAPGPHPQPFQSPDAEEMPEARTARHTRTLAGSMLQPAPTLSTHWPPQERMHTEESRREASQKGPGRRDAGESPAAPAEPCPYSCPREEEGGAIPIQEDYRKPEPACYL